The genome window CAAACCCTCCAATCGCGGTCAGGCGGTTGACGACATCTTCACGTTTGATCCAGACGATTATCCACGGTCCACTGATTTCATCCCGATGTGGTATCAAGCCACCGACATCCGGCAAAGCGGCTTGTACGGATCGCTCAGGATGCATCTGGCGGACCCCGTTCACGTCATCGTGGGCGGCCGCTTGAGCCGGTACGACTACACGTTCACGAACCAGAACTTGAATGCCGCTGGCGCCGTCCAGACGAGCTCCGTGACCAAATATCAGGACAACAATGTCGTAACGCCTTATGTGGCCGCCACGTTCGATCTGAATGAAACGTGGACCACCTACGCGAGTGTTGCCGAGACGTTCAAGTCGCAGGCAAACAGCTTGCAAGGCCCCGCACCCGGCAGTCCGCTTGATCCCGTGACGGGCCGCAATTACGAGATCGGCTTGAAGGGCGAACACCTGGATGGCAAGTTGCACAGCGCATTCGCCATCTACCAGATCGAGCGCAAGAACGCCGCCGTGCGCGATACCGCCTATCCGGCCAGTAACGCAGGCAATGGCAACACGTGCTGCTTCTTGCCGAACGGGAACATCGTCAGCAAAGGCTTTGACGCGGAACTGAGCGGCGAACTGGCGCCCGGTGTGCAATTGACGGCCAGCTACAACTACAACCAGAACCGCGACCGAAATGCTACAGGCGGCAGCTATCAGCCGTTGACGCCCAAGCATATGGCGAAGATCTTTGCTACCTACCAGTTGCCGGGCGATCTGCACCGCTGGAAGCTGGGCGGGGGCGTCAGCATCCAAAGCGCCACCTATGTCAGTGGCAGCGCCTTTTTGCGCAACGCGGATGGCAGCCTGAGCAAACAAAGCACGCCGTACAAGTTCACGCAGCCGGGTTACGCCATCTGGAATGCGTTTGCCGAATATCAGATCAGCGACAACTGGGCAGCGCAGCTTAACGTGAACAATCTATTCGACAAGACCTACTACAGCACCGTGGGCTATCTGGACTATGGCAATTTCTATGGCGCGCCCCGCAACGCTGCCCTGACGATCAGAGGCCGGTTCTAAGCCATCGTGTTTCGGCGCTGGCAAGGGCAATTTGACAGACTGCACCCAGATTCGGCAATAATAACAATTACTATTTCCAATATCGTGTGTGTGCAGTTGTCCTGCGTCAGCCTGTCAGGCGGCAATGGCTTGATCAAAAGGCTCGATTTTGAGTACGCCGGGATGCGTCTTTCCTACGACCGTCGAAACGCTGTATTGCGACCACCACTCCTGGCTCAAGGGGTGGTTGCGCAGGCGCCTGGGCAACGCGGATCACGCTGAAGATCTGGCGCATGACACTTTCATCCGCCTGCTCAGCAGCGATCGGGTTCCTTCGGTTCTGAGCGAGCCGCGCGCTTTTTTGACAACCGTCGCGCAAAACCTGCTGTCCAACCATTGGCGGCGCGAAAAGCTGGAACGCGCTTATCTGGAAGCCTTGGCGCAGGCGCCACAGCCGATGAGCTGGTCGCCCGAAGACCGTGTGATCGTACTGGAAACGCTGGTGGAACTGGACCGGCTGCTGGACGGTCTGCCGTCTATTGTGCGGCGCGCCTTTCTGTTGTCGCAACTGGACGGAAAGACGCATGGGCAGGTGGCCGAGGCGCTGGCTATTTCCATTCCCACCGTCAAGCGTTACATCGTCAAGGCCATGCAGCGCTGCTATTTCGCCGATCTTTCGTTTACGGGATAGCCGATCCTTGTCTTCTTTCCCCTGGTACCGGAACACGCGCGGCGCCACCCCCATTCGCCCGGAGGTGGCGCAACGCGCGCTGGAATGGCTGGTGGAATTGCAGTCAGACTCTGTGACGCCCGACGTCGTGCAAGCGTGGACGCGCTGGCGCGCCGCGCATCCAGAGCACGAGCAGGCGTGGCTGCGCATCGAGTCCGTCAAGGGCAAGCTGCAACCGCTTTCGGCCCCGCACACCTCGGCGATCGCGCAAGCCACGCTAGTGCAGCCGGCATCCGAACATCGCCGCCGCGCGCTCAAGGCGGTGCTGGGCCTGGCAGTGACGGCGGGAGTGGTGTGGCGCGCCGGACAATACACGCCATGGCGGGAATGGTCCGCCGATCATCACACGAAGGTGGGCGAGCGCCGCGAGCTCTCGTTGCCGGACGGCACACGCTTGCAGCTCAATACGAACAGTGCAATTGATATCGCGTTTACCGAAGCCGAACGCCGGGTCAAGCTCATAGCAGGTGAAATCCTGGTGACGACCGCCCACGAGTCATTCGCTGTGTACCGTCCGTTCCTGGTTGAGACCACGCAGGGAACGGCGCGCGCGCTGGGCACGGAATTCGCTGTCAGGCACCACGACGGGACGACGCAGGTCAGCGTCTTCGAGGGATCTGTTCAGATCGAACCCCGGCTGAATGCGGCCCAGGCGCTGGTGTTGCGGGCCGGCATGCGGGCGGACTATTCGGACCGGATCATCCAGCCCGCGGGTGCTGCCGAGGAATCCAGCGTGGCCTGGAAAGAGGGCTACATCGTGGCTCGCGGCATGCGCCTGGACGACTTCCTGGCCGAGCTGGGCCGCTATAGCGGCGATACCTTGTCTTGCGATCCGGCGTTGGCGGGCCTGCGGCTGTCCGGGTCGTTCCCCGTCAACGACATTGGCCGGGGGCTGGCGGCAGTTGCGGTCACGCTGAACCTGCGAGTCGAAACCGAGACGCGATTGTGGCGCGGCAAACTCTGGCGTCTGGTGCCCGCGCCGGTGCGCAGCTAGCGCAAGCGGCTGACAAGGCATGAGTGACGCTCGGCCGTCCGCAAGCCAGCGCCATGGTTGCCTGCGGGCCGTGGTATCAGCGCGGTTGGCGGTGCATCTTGCCGTTGGCGTTACTGCTGGGGCGCCCAGCCTGATGTGGCCGCAGGCCGCGCACGCGCAGGCTACGCAGGCCCGCGACTACGACATCCCTGCCGGAACGCTGGAAGACGCGCTGGGCCGCTTTGGGCGCGAGGCAGGCATTGTTCTGTCCTTCAGGCCCGACGTGACGGCAGACTTGCACAGCGATGGGTTGCGGGGCAGCCATACCGTTCGCGGCGGGCTGGATGCGTTGCTGGAAGGGTCGGGCATCCGCGTGTTGCCGCAATCCTCTGACAGCTACGTGCTGGAACGCCCGCGAGTCATGGAGATCGGCACGACGCAATTGCCGGCAGTGACCGTCACGGGTTCGGATTACGGTTTGTCTTTGGCCTACGCAGGCGGACAAATCGCTCGTGGGGGCAGCTTGGGCGTGTTGGACGCGTCTGACGTCATGGATACCCCTTTCAGCACCATCAACTACACCGCCCAAACGCTGGAAAACCAGCAGGCGCGAACGCTGGCCGATGTGGTGATCAATGATTCGTCAGTGCGCACGCTGACGGCAAGCGGCGGGTTCAGCGAAGACTTCCAGATTCGCGGTTATGCCGTGTCCAGCGGCGACGTCGGCTTGAACGGCCTGTACGGGCTGGCCTCGTCCAGCCGCATGCCCGCCGCCATGATGGAACGGGTTGAAGTGCTGAAAGGGCCGGGCACCTTGATGAACGGCATCGGTCCCGATGGCAGTGTGGGCGGTGGTATCAATATCGTCACGAAACGCGCGAGCGATGAACCGCTGACCCGGCTGACCGCGACTTATCAGGACCCATCGCAGCTCGGCAGCCAGCTCGATATGGGCCGGCGCTTTGGCGGGAACAACGCGTGGGGCATACGCTTCAATGGCGTGTATCGCAATGGGGCGACTGCTATCGATGATGGCAGGCAACAGCAGGGCGTGGGCGTATTGGCCCTGGACTACGGCGGACAGAAATTGCGCTGGTCGCTGGACGCCTACACGCAGCACGAGACCGATCAGAACGTACGCCCGCAGGTCGGCTTCCTATCGTCGCTGACATCATTGCCATCACCGCCGTCGGGACACCGGAATTTTTTCCCCGGCACCCAGCTAAAACTGGATGACTCCGCCGTCGCTACCCGGCTTGAGTACGACATTAGCGACGCCATCACCGTATTCGGCGCCGCAGGTTATCGCTACGGCAGGGCGGAGCAGACCTTGCCGTCGGGGCCAGTCGATCAGCAGGGAAACTTCACGGCGTTGAATGCGTATTACGACGCTTATTCGCGCACCAAGACGGGCGACGTTGGAATAAGAGCGCGCTTTTTCACCTGGGGCGTCAAGCACACCGTAAGCCTCGGAGCCACTCGCCTGGATCAGGAAACTGGCAACGGCTACGTCACATCAGGCACGACCCTATCTTCCAATATTTATCGTCCTGCGCGCTTGCCTGAGATTTCGGCCCAGCGCCCGTCGCCGGTCAAAGCATCCAACACGGAGCTGTCCAGCTACACGCTGACCGACACGTTATCGTTTGCCGATGACCGGTTGATCGTTATTGGCGGGCTGCGCAAGCAAAGCGTCGTTGCGAACAACTATTCTGCGGCCACAGGCGGCTTGGCCTCGTCCTATGAGGACAGCGCCACGTCACCGCTGGCGGGCATAGTTTTCAAGCCTGTGTCCAATGTGTCGGTGTATGGCAATTTCACCTCCGGACTGACCCGTGGCGGCATGGCTCCCAGCACCGCCGCCAACGCCGGCCAGGTGTTCGCGCCCTACAAAGCCAAGCAGTACGAGGCGGGCGTCAAAGTGGACTGGGGCCAGATCCTGACGAGCGCGTCTGTATTCCAGATCAAACAACCGAACGCCGTGACGGACCCGGCTACCAACCGCTACAGCGTGGATGACGAACAGCGCAATCGCGGGCTGGAACTGGCCGTGTATGGCGAGGCCACGCGCAGCCTGCGCATGATGGCAAGCGCTACCTTCTATGACGCCACGCTGACCCGAACTGCGGGCGGCGTGAATGACGGCAATGCGGCGAGCGGCGTGCCAAAGAATACGTTCAATCTGGGCCTGGATTGGGATATGCCCTGGGTGCGCGGCCTGAGCTTGAGCGCCCGCGTTATCCATACCGCGTCGGCGTACTTCAATGCGTCCAACACGCTGACGCTGCCAGCCTGGACCCGCTACGACATCGGCGCGCGTTATTCCACCGGCATCCTGGGCCACACGGTGGTGCTCCGAGCCAACGTCGAAAACCTGTTCAATAAGGACTATTGGCTACTCAGCGGCAATTACGCCACCGTGGCCGCGCCGCGTACGGTTTTGCTGTCGGCGCAGATCGACTTTTAAGGGCAGGCGAGGCCGCCACGCCGCGCTACAAGCGTTGCTTGAGTACGATTCAGCGCGCCCAAAGTGCTCAGGATGGCGGTGACGTGAGTCTTGACGGTCTTCTCGCTCATGTTCAGCCGCTCGGAAATTTCTTTATTGCGCAGGCCATCGCACATCAGCCGCAGCACCTCGTTCTGGCGCGGGGTCAGCGCGCGTAGCAAAGCGGTCTCGTCCTGCAAACCCGGGGGCGACGAGAAGGCTGGCGCATCGTGAGCAGTGCCCGAGGCCGTTGCATTCATGGTGTCCAGGGCGGCGGCCAGTTCCTGGCAACTGGCGGCTTTGCTCAGGAAACCTTGCGCGCCAGCATCCATTGCCCTGCGTTGATCCTCTGGATCTTGCGAGGCGGATACCACCAGGATGCGCAACGCTGCCCGTTGCTGGCGCAATCGCATGAGCAGTTCGGGCCCGGTCACATCCGGCAGGTAAAAATCCATGATGACGTGGACGATAGACGGGTTCCGATCCAATACCTCCAGGGCTTCCTTGCCGCTGGCCGCCGGGTGCAGCGTCAGGGCAGGCACGGCGTTGCCCAGCGCCATGACCAGCGCCTCGCGGAACATTTCGTGATCGTCGATCAACAGAACGGCCGTCATTCGGCGGCTCCGGCTCCGGCTGCGCGCTGGGCGCCCGCTGTTTGCAGCAGATGCGTCACCTGCTCCTGCAAGGCCTGTACCTGTACGGGCTTGTGCAAAAGAGGGATGGCGCGCGCGGCGGCTTCTGCCAGCCGCGCTGGATCAGTATCGCCGCTGATAAGCAAGGCAGGCAGAAGCGGGTCGTTGTATTCCTCGCGCAGCCGT of Achromobacter seleniivolatilans contains these proteins:
- a CDS encoding sigma-70 family RNA polymerase sigma factor; this translates as MSTPGCVFPTTVETLYCDHHSWLKGWLRRRLGNADHAEDLAHDTFIRLLSSDRVPSVLSEPRAFLTTVAQNLLSNHWRREKLERAYLEALAQAPQPMSWSPEDRVIVLETLVELDRLLDGLPSIVRRAFLLSQLDGKTHGQVAEALAISIPTVKRYIVKAMQRCYFADLSFTG
- a CDS encoding FecR domain-containing protein, yielding MSSFPWYRNTRGATPIRPEVAQRALEWLVELQSDSVTPDVVQAWTRWRAAHPEHEQAWLRIESVKGKLQPLSAPHTSAIAQATLVQPASEHRRRALKAVLGLAVTAGVVWRAGQYTPWREWSADHHTKVGERRELSLPDGTRLQLNTNSAIDIAFTEAERRVKLIAGEILVTTAHESFAVYRPFLVETTQGTARALGTEFAVRHHDGTTQVSVFEGSVQIEPRLNAAQALVLRAGMRADYSDRIIQPAGAAEESSVAWKEGYIVARGMRLDDFLAELGRYSGDTLSCDPALAGLRLSGSFPVNDIGRGLAAVAVTLNLRVETETRLWRGKLWRLVPAPVRS
- a CDS encoding TonB-dependent receptor produces the protein MSDARPSASQRHGCLRAVVSARLAVHLAVGVTAGAPSLMWPQAAHAQATQARDYDIPAGTLEDALGRFGREAGIVLSFRPDVTADLHSDGLRGSHTVRGGLDALLEGSGIRVLPQSSDSYVLERPRVMEIGTTQLPAVTVTGSDYGLSLAYAGGQIARGGSLGVLDASDVMDTPFSTINYTAQTLENQQARTLADVVINDSSVRTLTASGGFSEDFQIRGYAVSSGDVGLNGLYGLASSSRMPAAMMERVEVLKGPGTLMNGIGPDGSVGGGINIVTKRASDEPLTRLTATYQDPSQLGSQLDMGRRFGGNNAWGIRFNGVYRNGATAIDDGRQQQGVGVLALDYGGQKLRWSLDAYTQHETDQNVRPQVGFLSSLTSLPSPPSGHRNFFPGTQLKLDDSAVATRLEYDISDAITVFGAAGYRYGRAEQTLPSGPVDQQGNFTALNAYYDAYSRTKTGDVGIRARFFTWGVKHTVSLGATRLDQETGNGYVTSGTTLSSNIYRPARLPEISAQRPSPVKASNTELSSYTLTDTLSFADDRLIVIGGLRKQSVVANNYSAATGGLASSYEDSATSPLAGIVFKPVSNVSVYGNFTSGLTRGGMAPSTAANAGQVFAPYKAKQYEAGVKVDWGQILTSASVFQIKQPNAVTDPATNRYSVDDEQRNRGLELAVYGEATRSLRMMASATFYDATLTRTAGGVNDGNAASGVPKNTFNLGLDWDMPWVRGLSLSARVIHTASAYFNASNTLTLPAWTRYDIGARYSTGILGHTVVLRANVENLFNKDYWLLSGNYATVAAPRTVLLSAQIDF
- a CDS encoding response regulator transcription factor; the protein is MTAVLLIDDHEMFREALVMALGNAVPALTLHPAASGKEALEVLDRNPSIVHVIMDFYLPDVTGPELLMRLRQQRAALRILVVSASQDPEDQRRAMDAGAQGFLSKAASCQELAAALDTMNATASGTAHDAPAFSSPPGLQDETALLRALTPRQNEVLRLMCDGLRNKEISERLNMSEKTVKTHVTAILSTLGALNRTQATLVARRGGLACP